GGGGGTGGTCCTGGGGGCAGGCGGCGGAGCCCTGGCCCGCATGCTGCCGCCGTTCCGTCTGGGCCTGGGGGGGCCGGTGGGCGACGGCAAGGCCTGGTTTCCCTGGATTCATCTTCACGACGAGGTCCGGGCCATCGCCTTTCTCCTCACGCGGTCCGAGGCCATGGGGCCGTTTCATCTGGTCGCGCCGGGCGTGGTCACAAACGGGGAGTTCGCCGCCGCCCTGGGCAAGGCCCTGGGGCGTCCCACGGTCCTGCGCGTTCCGGCCTTCGCCTTGCGCCTGGCCTTGGGCGAGATGGCCGACGCCGCGCTTTTGGCCAGCCTGCGGGTTGTACCGACACGTCTTTTGGCCCTTGGCTTTTCCTTTGATTTTCCGGACATCGCTTCGGCCCTGGCCGACCTGACGACGGCGGCCTGAGCCCTGGCCGTCTGCCGATGAGGCCTAACGCTCGATCCAGATGAAGGATGCCTGCCGTCCCGAGGTGCGTGCTCGGCGGTAGGAAAAAAAGTGGGGCGACGTAAACGTGCAGATCTCCACGCCGAAGATGTTTTCGGGCTTAAGCCCCGCCGCCGCGAGCTGGTCCCGGGTCAGCCGCCACAGGTCCACGGTTCGGGACGCCGCATCGTAATAGGCCGCAAAACGTGGCCCGAACTCCGCCTCGAAGTTTACGAACTGCGCCGCCGCCGGGCCAAGGCTCGGGCCGCGCACGGCCAGGCAGTCGGCCGGGGACAGCCCGTAGCGGGCGCAAAAGGCCGCCACCCCGGACCCCGGGAAATCCATCACGTTTCCCCTCCAGCCCACATGCAGCGCGGCCACATACCTCCCCGAGGCGTGGGCCACAAGGATCGGCTGGCAGTCGGCGGTCTTGACGATAAGGGCCGCCCCGGGGAGCGAGGTGGCCTGCCCGTCGGCCTCCCGGGGGCTCGGCTGGCGCAGGGTGTCGGCCTGCGGGTCAAAGACCATGTCCGCGCCATGCACCTGCTTGAGGGCATGCCAGGAAGAGAAATCCAGCAGGTCGCGAAAGGCCTGCCTGGTTTTCGTCACCCGATCCGGGTCGTCGCCCACCCGGTAGGAGATGTTGCCCCCGGCGAAGGGGTCGCCACATGCAGTGGCCGGGGCGTTGGCCGGGATCGCAGTGCGCATGCCGAAGGCTACGCGCACCCCGGGAACCGAGGGAAAGCGGAAGGCGATGGCGGCTACGGGCTGATCCATGTCATCTCCTTGGGGGTGCACAGGGCGTGCATGGGCTTGTCCCAGGCTTCGGCGGGGAGCCGGTCCACGACCTGGAAATCGTAGGCCAGGCCGATGCGCAGGGTCCGGGCCATCTCCGGCCGGGCAAACAGCCGGTCGTAATAGCCGCCGCCGAATCCCAGGCGGAATCCCCGGCGGTCGAAGGCCACTCCCGGGACCACGGCCACCTCGGGCGGCATGTCGAGGGCCGGGCGGCATCGCCCGGGGTCGGGCTCCAGGATGCCGAAGCGGCCGGGGCAGACCTGGGCCAGATCATCCACGCCGTACAGGTCCAGTTCCCCAGCTTCGCCGTCGCGGCAGCGGGGCAGAAGGACCGTGGTTCCCCGGCGGGAAAGCTCCGCAAACATGTCCCGGGTGTCGGGTTCGTTTTTTACCGGCAGATACAACAGCACGCAATGCGGCGCACCCAGTCGGGGATCGTCCAGAAGGCGGCGCGCGGCCATGGCCGAGTCCTGGCGCACGGTGGCTGGGTCCAGGCTGCCGCGTTGCGACAGGAGCCGGGCGCGCAGGGCTTTTTTTTGAGACGCGGCGGGATTCATGACTTGAAAAGTTTGTGCAAGGGTTTCATAGTCGGTGCGACGCGACGGTTTTCATCCATGATCACAGCACGACGCGGCGTGGGAGGTTTTCTCCCCAGCCGGATTCGGAGGCGCGCATGCCGGACGGGGAGCGGTTTTTCATCGCCGTTGGCGATATTCATGGCGACGTGGCCAACCTGGCCCATATCCCGGACATCTCCCGGGCCGACGGGGTCATCGTCACCGGCGACCTGACCATACGGGGGGATCGGCCGGAAGGGAAGCGGGTCATCGAGGCCGTGCTCGCCGTCAATCCATGCGTCCACGCCCAGATCGGCAACATGGATTATCAGGAAATCGACGACTGGCTCACGGCCGAAGGTATAAACATCCATCGCCGGGTGGTGGAACTGGCCCCGGGCCTCGGGCTCATGGGCATCGGCTGGTCCACCCCCACGCCCTTTGGCACCCCCAGCGAGATTTCCGAGGACGGGCTTTCCCGCTGGATCGAGGA
Above is a genomic segment from Desulfolutivibrio sulfodismutans DSM 3696 containing:
- a CDS encoding metallophosphoesterase, which gives rise to MPDGERFFIAVGDIHGDVANLAHIPDISRADGVIVTGDLTIRGDRPEGKRVIEAVLAVNPCVHAQIGNMDYQEIDDWLTAEGINIHRRVVELAPGLGLMGIGWSTPTPFGTPSEISEDGLSRWIEETHTLARGYDRLVAVVHTPPYGTATDLLPSGVHVGSPAVREFLVRVQPALCVTGHIHESRGMDLIGKTVVVNPGPLSLGGYVRIQVKPDCHDGVIATLETL
- a CDS encoding polyphenol oxidase family protein produces the protein MDQPVAAIAFRFPSVPGVRVAFGMRTAIPANAPATACGDPFAGGNISYRVGDDPDRVTKTRQAFRDLLDFSSWHALKQVHGADMVFDPQADTLRQPSPREADGQATSLPGAALIVKTADCQPILVAHASGRYVAALHVGWRGNVMDFPGSGVAAFCARYGLSPADCLAVRGPSLGPAAAQFVNFEAEFGPRFAAYYDAASRTVDLWRLTRDQLAAAGLKPENIFGVEICTFTSPHFFSYRRARTSGRQASFIWIER
- a CDS encoding 5-formyltetrahydrofolate cyclo-ligase, with amino-acid sequence MNPAASQKKALRARLLSQRGSLDPATVRQDSAMAARRLLDDPRLGAPHCVLLYLPVKNEPDTRDMFAELSRRGTTVLLPRCRDGEAGELDLYGVDDLAQVCPGRFGILEPDPGRCRPALDMPPEVAVVPGVAFDRRGFRLGFGGGYYDRLFARPEMARTLRIGLAYDFQVVDRLPAEAWDKPMHALCTPKEMTWISP